In Odontesthes bonariensis isolate fOdoBon6 chromosome 6, fOdoBon6.hap1, whole genome shotgun sequence, one genomic interval encodes:
- the selenop gene encoding selenoprotein Pa isoform X2, whose translation MWACLSLFLTLCLLHGGGAESEGGGPRCQQPPPWKIGEVEPMKGSEGRVTVVALLQASULFCLVQASRIDGLRQTMESQGLRDVVYMVINHQGEQAQRLHPLLGERLSESVTLYKQDEQQPDVWQTLRGEKDDFLIYDRCGRLTHHISLPYSIIGQGHIEGAIKDTYCNRICGECSHESAETPEECKGKADAQPDADRTSAGGGDTEQGHSHHGRGHHGNHGHGQHGDNRGIHPRGFGHGHNHNHGHHHGNHDGSDHGQSQSQQGVRPQGHGHHDGGLSQNQHHLNSDDMQQAVQIQHVSQEAQVAPUVSGKGRUKSKYSUQRKAGSENEASPKVSUCUHURRLFGDAGSEQPLAHUHCDEALPASUQUQGLDSAAVDVRETUQURLPPAAUQQPQPAQUAUPPGVAS comes from the exons ATGTGGGCGTGCCTCAGTCTGTTCCTCACTCTCTGCCTGCTCCACGGGGGCGGTGCAGAGAGTGAAGGGGGTGGACCTCGCTGTCAGCAGCCGCCACCCTGGAAGATTGGGGAAGTGGAACCTATGAAGGGGTCAGAGGGCCGGGTGACGGTGGTGGCCCTCTTACAGGCCAGCTGACTGTTCTGCTTGGTGCAGGCCTCCAG AATTGATGGCCTGCGCCAGACGATGGAGAGTCAGGGCCTGAGGGATGTGGTTTACATGGTCATCAACCACCAGGGGGAGCAAGCACAGCGCCTGCACCCATTGCTTGGTGAAAGACTCTCAGAGAGCGTCACACTCTACAAACAGGATGAGCAGCAGCCTGATGTTTGGCAGACACTGAGAGGAGAGAAAGACGACTTCCTCATTTATGACAG GTGCGGCCGTCTCACCCACCACATTTCACTTCCATACTCCATCATCGGACAGGGCCATATTGAGGGTGCAATTAAAGACACATATTGCAATCGCATATGTGGAGAGTGCTCACATGAG AGTGCTGAGACCCCAGAGGAGTGCAAAGGGAAAGCAGATGCACAGCCTGATGCAGACAGAACCTCAGCTGGAGGGGGTGACACCGAACAAGGTCACAGTCATCATGGCCGTGGTCATCATGGCAATCATGGCCATGGCCAGCATGGGGATAATCGTGGTATCCATCCTCGTGGCTTTGGTCATGGGCATAATCACAACCATGGTCATCACCATGGAAACCATGACGGTTCTGACCACGgacaaagtcaaagtcagcAAGGTGTTAGACCACAGGGGCATGGTCACCATGATGGTGGGTTGTCTCAAAATCAGCATCATTTAAACTCAGACGACATGCAACAAGCAGTGCAAATACAGCATGTGTCACAGGAGGCCCAAGTAGCCCCATGAGTATCAGGGAAGGGCAGGTGAAAGTCAAAGTACAGCTGACAGAGGAAAGCAGGCTCTGAAAACGAAGCCTCTCCTAAGGTCAGCTGATGCTGACACTGACGTAGGCTGTTTGGCGATGCAGGGAGTGAGCAACCGCTCGCTCACTGACACTGTGACGAGGCGTTGCCCGCCTCCTGACAGTGACAGGGGCTGGACAGCGCTGCAGTTGATGTTAGGGAGACCTGACAGTGACgcctgcctcctgctgcctgaCAGCAGCCTCAGCCAGCCCAATGAGCATGACCCCCTGGTGTTGCTAGCTGA
- the selenop gene encoding selenoprotein Pa isoform X1, which yields MWACLSLFLTLCLLHGGGAESEGGGPRCQQPPPWKIGEVEPMKGSEGRVTVVALLQASULFCLVQASRIDGLRQTMESQGLRDVVYMVINHQGEQAQRLHPLLGERLSESVTLYKQDEQQPDVWQTLRGEKDDFLIYDRCGRLTHHISLPYSIIGQGHIEGAIKDTYCNRICGECSHESAETPEECKGKADAQPDADRTSAGGGDTEQGHSHHGRGHHGNHGHGQHGDNRGIHPRGFGHGHNHNHGHHHGNHDGSDHGQSQSQQGVRPQGHGHHDGGLSQNQHHLNSDDMQQAVQIQHVSQEAQVAPUVSGKGRUKSKYSUQRKAGSENEASPKVSUCUHURRLFGDAGSEQPLAHUHCDEALPASUQUQGLDSAAVDVRETUQURLPPAAUQQPQPAQ from the exons ATGTGGGCGTGCCTCAGTCTGTTCCTCACTCTCTGCCTGCTCCACGGGGGCGGTGCAGAGAGTGAAGGGGGTGGACCTCGCTGTCAGCAGCCGCCACCCTGGAAGATTGGGGAAGTGGAACCTATGAAGGGGTCAGAGGGCCGGGTGACGGTGGTGGCCCTCTTACAGGCCAGCTGACTGTTCTGCTTGGTGCAGGCCTCCAG AATTGATGGCCTGCGCCAGACGATGGAGAGTCAGGGCCTGAGGGATGTGGTTTACATGGTCATCAACCACCAGGGGGAGCAAGCACAGCGCCTGCACCCATTGCTTGGTGAAAGACTCTCAGAGAGCGTCACACTCTACAAACAGGATGAGCAGCAGCCTGATGTTTGGCAGACACTGAGAGGAGAGAAAGACGACTTCCTCATTTATGACAG GTGCGGCCGTCTCACCCACCACATTTCACTTCCATACTCCATCATCGGACAGGGCCATATTGAGGGTGCAATTAAAGACACATATTGCAATCGCATATGTGGAGAGTGCTCACATGAG AGTGCTGAGACCCCAGAGGAGTGCAAAGGGAAAGCAGATGCACAGCCTGATGCAGACAGAACCTCAGCTGGAGGGGGTGACACCGAACAAGGTCACAGTCATCATGGCCGTGGTCATCATGGCAATCATGGCCATGGCCAGCATGGGGATAATCGTGGTATCCATCCTCGTGGCTTTGGTCATGGGCATAATCACAACCATGGTCATCACCATGGAAACCATGACGGTTCTGACCACGgacaaagtcaaagtcagcAAGGTGTTAGACCACAGGGGCATGGTCACCATGATGGTGGGTTGTCTCAAAATCAGCATCATTTAAACTCAGACGACATGCAACAAGCAGTGCAAATACAGCATGTGTCACAGGAGGCCCAAGTAGCCCCATGAGTATCAGGGAAGGGCAGGTGAAAGTCAAAGTACAGCTGACAGAGGAAAGCAGGCTCTGAAAACGAAGCCTCTCCTAAGGTCAGCTGATGCTGACACTGACGTAGGCTGTTTGGCGATGCAGGGAGTGAGCAACCGCTCGCTCACTGACACTGTGACGAGGCGTTGCCCGCCTCCTGACAGTGACAGGGGCTGGACAGCGCTGCAGTTGATGTTAGGGAGACCTGACAGTGACgcctgcctcctgctgcctgaCAGCAGCCTCAGCCAGCCCAATGA